Below is a genomic region from Acidobacteriota bacterium.
GCAACAGGCATTGGATCTGATTGCCCGGGCATTTCTTTCGCCGGGTGATACCGTTGTGATTGAAAACCCAACCTATCCTGGTGCTGTAAATGCGTTTACGCTGGCTGGGGCTCATCTGGTGGGCATACCGGTTGATGAGCAGGGAATTCGAACCGAAGCCATTGAAAAAGTTATTGAATTCAAGCGACCCAAATTGATTTACACCGTTCCCAGTTTTCAAAATCCAACCGGAGTCACCTTGAGCCTGGAACGTCGCCAGCATCTGCTCAATCTGGCCTGGGATCATGGAATTCCAATTGTCGAGGATGATTATGGCTCCTGTTTGCATTTCGACGGCGCCGGCACCCCGATCCTCAAAACGCAGGATGCTGGCGACCATGTGATCTATGTCAACACCTTTTCCAAGAGCTTGCTCCCTGGCCTCCGGCTTGGGTGGTGTGCCGCGGCCAAACCCGTCATCAGCCGCCTGACGGCGCTCAAGCAAAACAGCGATATTTCCAGTTCAACGTTGTTGCAAGCGGCACTCTGGGAGTTTTGTCAGCGCGGGCAATATCAGGCCCATCTGGAGCGGGTTCGCCCCCTCTATCGCGAGCGACGTGATCGAGCAATTCAGATTTTGGACCGGGAATTTCCAAAGGGGACAACCTGGACCAACCCCAATGGCGGATTATTCTTGTGGGTGACACTGCCGGAAACTGTTGACGCAACGGAGCTGCTGTATCATTCACGACAAAAAGGTGTTGTGTTTAGTCGAGGGCACTTGTTTTATGTAGAGAACCCCGCCAAAAACACACTTCGGTTGAGTTATGGAAATGTCAGTCTTGATCAGATTGAAACTGGACTGAGCATCATTGGACGCACCACCCAGGAACTGGTCGCTCGCAGCAGCGAACGGACACCGGTTCGATTTCGAACACACACTGTGCCACTGGTCTAAGGAGAATGAAGAATGAAGAATTGAGAATGAAGAATGAAGAGTGAAGAATGAAGAAAGTCGGCTGCTTTTCCTTAACTCCGGTCACTCAAATTTCTTTTTCATTTCTTCTCTCCGACTTTTGATTTTTTTCTTCATTCTCAATTCTTCATTCTTCATTCTCCAGGTGGTACTAAACTGCACTTTTATTATTGAAAGGGGATTTTCTTATGGCATTAGAAGGAATTGCATACTTTGAGGGAAAATTCGTTCCACTGGCAGACGCCAAGATCAGTGTCATGACCCACGCGTTTAACTATGGAACAGGAGTGTTCGAAGGAATCCGGGGATACTACAACGCCGATCATGAAGAGATTTATCTGTTCCGATTGGCAGATCACTTTGTACGGCTGATGCAGAACGCAAAGATCATCAAAGTCGAAATGCCATACACGGCAGATCAGCTCTGTACTATTGCCACCGAACTGGTCAAGCGAAATGGGTTTCATACCGATATTTATATTCGACCGCTGGCGTATAAAAATGTCTGCCAGATTGGCACCAAACTCTCTCCTGGCGCTGACTTGACCATGTTTGCAGTGCCGATGGGTGATTATGTTGACACGACCCGCCCACTCAATGTGTGTGTGTCATCGTGGCGCCGAGTGGAAGACAATGCCATTCCAGCCCGTGGCAAAATCTGCGGCTCGTATGTCAATTCCGCTTTGACCGCGACTGAAGCCCGCGACAATGGGTTTGACGAAGCGATTGTACTCAATGAAAACGGCCAGGTTGCCGAAGGGTCGGCCATGAATTTCTTTATTGTGCGTGATGGCCGGCTGATTTCACCCCCGGTCTATTCCAATATCCTGGAAGGCATTACCCGCAACACCGTGATGCGTCTGGCCCAGGAAGAACTCGGGATTGAAACCCGCTTCCGCCCAATGGATCGGTCTGAACTCTATGTCGCCGACGAGGCATTCTTCTGCGGCACAGGTGCCCAAATCGCTGCTATTTCAACTATTGATCATCGTCCAGTTGGAAACGGCAACGTTGGCCCGATCACCGAGAAATTGACCGTCCTCTACAACAAGATGGTCCACGGCGAACTGTCAAAGTACAACCACTGGTTGACTCCGTGTTTTGGCCATAAGGCTTCAAGCGTCGCCGGGTAGTTTGGAAAGGGAGCCAGGTGGGAAACCAGAAGCAGAACACAGAGCCGCAGAGACAAGGGGACCAGGGAGGTTTTCTTCAACTCCCAGCCCCCAGCCCCCAGCCCCCAGCCCTCCTGGTGGCCGCCGTTGCCAAAGAAGCCAGAGGCGTTTGTGCACAGATCCAGAACCAGCAGACCGTGAGTTTTCCGGCAGGTGTTTCAGCCATTTTTGGAACGCTTGTCGGGCACCCAGTGGCCCTGGTGTTGACCGGTGTCGGCTCAGTTCGAGCGGCAGCGGTTCTGGCGGTGGTTCTGGCGCAAACGCCCTTTTCGTGTGTTTTGCAGTTTGGTGTTGGTGGTGCTTACCCACGGTCAGGTTTAAACATTGGCGATCTGGTACTGGCTGAGAGCGAATGCGATCCGCAAGCCGGGCTTGAATCACCCGAAGGGTTTCGCGATCTGCAGGGACTTGGGTTCCCCATCACTGATCACTTTCCCAATAAGCAATTGCTTGAAAACAAATGGATTGAGTTTATTACCCAGGCACTGCCCGGTGTCGTGCGAGCCGGCGTTGCCACTGTTGCCACCTGTTCGGCCACAGATGCTCTGGCCGACCGAATGGAACATCTGACCGGCGCCAAAGTTGAAGCCATGGAAGGGTTTCCAGCCGCCTGGGTGTCGGCTCAGTTTGGAATTCCATTTGCCGAACTCCGCGCTGTTAGCAACACGACTGGTGACCGGACTCGTCAACAGTGGGATCTCTCCAAAGGTTGTGACGTCGCCACCGAAGCCATCCTCACGATCTTCCGGAAACTGACAGAGTGACTAGATGACAAATGACAAGGAGACAAGGAGACAAGGAGACCGGGTGACAAAATGATCAGTTAAAGAGACTTTTCAGTTTTTTGTGTAAATGGCTAAACTAGATTTTTAGCTCGGTTTTTAAGCTTAGATAAACTGTTTATATTCAATACTTAATGGCTAAAGAAAGAGCCGACCACCTGGTTTCTCCAGGTTAAATTGACTGGTTACAGAAAAATTTGGACAGTCCCCAGTTAAAAGTTCACTTTGTCACCCTGTCAGTTGTCACCCGGTCTCCTTGTCTCCTTGTCTCCTTGTCTCCTTGTCATTTGTCATTTGTCATTTTGTCATCCGGTCTCCTTGCCTCCTTGTCATTTGTCATCCGGTCTCCTTGCCTCCTTGTCATTTGTCATCCGGTCACCTTGTCACCTGGTCATAATGTCATTTTGTCACCTTGTCAGGTTTCCCCATCCTAAATTTGCTTGCCTCTTGATCCCCATCTCTGCTTTGCTCTGACCACACATTTTGAAATTCATAGAAAGCCTCAGCTCATTTTGAATTTGAGGTCAGGTGTTTATTGCCCATGAAGTTGACATTGGGATATTCGCCCTGTCCGAATGACACCTACATTTTTGGCGCCCTGGCGTTGGGATTGGTTCAACTTCCGGGTCTGGACTTTGAGATTCGACTTGAAGATGTCGAAACGCTCAATCAACTGGCCAAAGCCGGGACACTGGATGTGACTAAGATTTCCTACGCGGCGCTTGCTGATGGATTGTTGGAGGAATACCAGATCCTGGCCAGCGGAGGGGCACTCGGACGTGGATGCGGTCCATTGATTATTTCGCGTACTCCATTGAATTCAAACGATTTAGCCTCAGCCCGGTTGGTGACTCCGGGAAAGCTGACTACCGCCCATTTGTTAACCCGTCTTTTTGCTCCGACCGCTCAAATCGCTGAAACCAGGCCCTTTGATCAAATTATGCCCGCTGTGGCCGCTGGTGAGTTTGACGCCGGAGTGATCATCCACGAAAGCCGCTTTACTTATCCGGAATTCGGACTTCATCTGGTGGCTGATTTGGGGGAATGGTGGGAACAGACAACTGGAAAGCCGATTCCGCTGGGAGGCATCATTGCCCGGCGTTCATTGGGGACTGAGTTGATTGCTCAACTCGAAGAGGGAATTGCCCGCAGCCTCGAATTTGCACGCCACGATCCAGATCAGGTACAACCCTATATTGCCAGCCATGCCCAGGAAATGGACCCACAGGTTCAGCAGCAACACATTGGGCTCTATGTCAACGAATTCAGTTCGAATCTGGGTGAAGACGGTTGGGCAGCAGTCAATGAGTTGTTAACACGGGCGGCAGCAATCAGAATGAAGAACGAAGAAAGTGATTAGTGGTTAGTGCTTAGTGGTTAGTGCTTAGAAATCAATATCTTCCAAGAACCAGTCACCAGGAATTTAGCTCCACGAAAGAGACGGTCATGGCCCAGCAAAATCCATATTTGAATCGGGTGGCAATTAAAGACCACACCCAATTTTTTGGACGGCGAAAGGAAGCGTCGCGCATTTTTTCGCGTATCGGTGCTTCACGTCCTCAGTCAATTTCAGTGGTCGGAGACCGCCGGATTGGGAAATCCTCGCTATTGAACTATTTATGTTCTCCGGTGATTCAAAAACAGTTCCTGGACCGTCCGGAAAACTACGTGTTTGTGTTTATGGATTTGCAGCAGCGGCGCAATTTGTCACTCAAGGATTTTCTGCACGAGTGGCTCCAACAACTTCAACGGGCTTTGGGAACAGGAAGTCTCACGATCAATGGCGATTATGATGCCGTGCGCGATGCCCTGGAATTGTTACAGGCACGACGTAAAAAGTTGATTGCTGTGTTTGATGAATTTGACGTCGTCACCACCAACCGGCTGTTTTCGGCTGACTTCTTTGCCTTTTTGCGGTCGCTGGCCAATAACTATGAAGTCGCCTACATCACGTCGTCCGGACGTGATTTACAAGAACTCTGCCACACTGATCAAATTGCCGATTCGCCGTTTTTCAACATCTTCACCAATGTGTATTTGCGCCAGTTTGCACCAG
It encodes:
- a CDS encoding PLP-dependent aminotransferase family protein, producing the protein MKLEVEFDEKTPVYLQIKQAIADQIQHGVFPIGARLPATRDLAHQLGVNRGTVTMAYDELVDDGYLESHVGRGTFVARRLVTNTATEAGQVNSVIPRMTWEGLFADHIESPVIDSLLDLYQVSMLQDVISFSGSFPDSASFPAQEFQRSLNTVIDQLGSTVLAYGPAQGFDLLREFLAREMTDHGISVLPDQILVTNGSQQALDLIARAFLSPGDTVVIENPTYPGAVNAFTLAGAHLVGIPVDEQGIRTEAIEKVIEFKRPKLIYTVPSFQNPTGVTLSLERRQHLLNLAWDHGIPIVEDDYGSCLHFDGAGTPILKTQDAGDHVIYVNTFSKSLLPGLRLGWCAAAKPVISRLTALKQNSDISSSTLLQAALWEFCQRGQYQAHLERVRPLYRERRDRAIQILDREFPKGTTWTNPNGGLFLWVTLPETVDATELLYHSRQKGVVFSRGHLFYVENPAKNTLRLSYGNVSLDQIETGLSIIGRTTQELVARSSERTPVRFRTHTVPLV
- a CDS encoding branched-chain amino acid transaminase; the encoded protein is MALEGIAYFEGKFVPLADAKISVMTHAFNYGTGVFEGIRGYYNADHEEIYLFRLADHFVRLMQNAKIIKVEMPYTADQLCTIATELVKRNGFHTDIYIRPLAYKNVCQIGTKLSPGADLTMFAVPMGDYVDTTRPLNVCVSSWRRVEDNAIPARGKICGSYVNSALTATEARDNGFDEAIVLNENGQVAEGSAMNFFIVRDGRLISPPVYSNILEGITRNTVMRLAQEELGIETRFRPMDRSELYVADEAFFCGTGAQIAAISTIDHRPVGNGNVGPITEKLTVLYNKMVHGELSKYNHWLTPCFGHKASSVAG
- the mqnB gene encoding futalosine hydrolase — translated: MGNQKQNTEPQRQGDQGGFLQLPAPSPQPPALLVAAVAKEARGVCAQIQNQQTVSFPAGVSAIFGTLVGHPVALVLTGVGSVRAAAVLAVVLAQTPFSCVLQFGVGGAYPRSGLNIGDLVLAESECDPQAGLESPEGFRDLQGLGFPITDHFPNKQLLENKWIEFITQALPGVVRAGVATVATCSATDALADRMEHLTGAKVEAMEGFPAAWVSAQFGIPFAELRAVSNTTGDRTRQQWDLSKGCDVATEAILTIFRKLTE
- a CDS encoding 1,4-dihydroxy-6-naphthoate synthase; this encodes MKLTLGYSPCPNDTYIFGALALGLVQLPGLDFEIRLEDVETLNQLAKAGTLDVTKISYAALADGLLEEYQILASGGALGRGCGPLIISRTPLNSNDLASARLVTPGKLTTAHLLTRLFAPTAQIAETRPFDQIMPAVAAGEFDAGVIIHESRFTYPEFGLHLVADLGEWWEQTTGKPIPLGGIIARRSLGTELIAQLEEGIARSLEFARHDPDQVQPYIASHAQEMDPQVQQQHIGLYVNEFSSNLGEDGWAAVNELLTRAAAIRMKNEESD